A stretch of DNA from Variovorax paradoxus:
AACCCGGCCGTTCGCTTTCACCTGTGGGTGTATCGCGCGCGACCGGATGTTCAAAGCATCGTGCACACCCATCCGCCGGCAGTGTCCGCGCTGTCGATGACCGGGCAAGCACTGAAGGTGGCGCAGATGGACGCCACGCCGTTCCATGAGAACTGCAGCTACCTGGCCGAGTGGCCGGGGTTGCCGATCGGCGATGACGAAGGCCACGCCATTGCGGGCGCCCTGGGTCCGAAGAACAAGGCGCTTCTGCTGGCGCATCACGGGCTTCTGACCGCGGGTGTCAGTCTTGAGGAGGCTGCTGTTCTGGCGATCTGGTTGGAACAGGCGGCGCAGGCCCAACTGCGCGCCGCTGCGGTTGGGCAGATCCGCGAGATCCGCCCCGAACTGGCGGCCGAGTCCCGCGACTTTCTGCTGAAGCCCGAAATCGTTGATCTCACGTTCCAGTACTTTGCCCGGCAAGTGCTGAGAGCGGATCCGACCTGCCTGTCCGCAACGCCCGCGGGTTGAGTCGGCGTTGTGCGTCGTCGCGACAGAGAACTGCTTCACACCGCATCGAGCTGGCGACGCCTCACGCAGCTTCGTGGTGACCTGAGCCGACCGCCGGCCACCGGTGGCGGCTGGGCCACGCTCGTTTCAAGCCACTGGCTCGGCCACCGCGCCAGGCTTCAGAGTTTTTTTGAAAGGGTATGTCATGGATTTTCAAGTTGTCATCTCGGGGGGCGGCCCCGCCGGCATGTGGCTGGCGTGCGAACTCAGACTCGCCAACGTTTCCACATTGATCATCGATCAGACCGCA
This window harbors:
- a CDS encoding aldolase — protein: MEEKTLTRARVDMEIAKKLVPVRRSARERLVLTCRMLGSHGHWYGGLAGQLTTKGEREGTFWTLRFGVGADEATLSDLILVDEHLNVLEGDSLANPAVRFHLWVYRARPDVQSIVHTHPPAVSALSMTGQALKVAQMDATPFHENCSYLAEWPGLPIGDDEGHAIAGALGPKNKALLLAHHGLLTAGVSLEEAAVLAIWLEQAAQAQLRAAAVGQIREIRPELAAESRDFLLKPEIVDLTFQYFARQVLRADPTCLSATPAG